One Lysinibacillus sp. OF-1 DNA segment encodes these proteins:
- a CDS encoding GGDEF domain-containing protein, translated as MKIGEVIEKVPCIDEFVKNKEVDVLFTSNPSLRSIVVVRDEKPIGHITRTHFYQKIGTQYGYHLFMGRQNQLIIKENPLIVDRYTPITEVSTLAMSRPPEDLYDDIIVTKNDLYDGMVSIRELLLKLVDTQVAIASFLNPLSSLPGNTLIDEKLEEALQLAHYSLIYFDLDHFKSYNDTYGFNKGDKILRYLTDILKRYICGAEDFLGHIGGDDFVAILPHYEIEKICQKIIDDFDANILSFYELEDLVYVQVANRAGELGTLTCTSLSIAVITNEYQYFNSVEQLSNAVTHVKKQCKKIAGSCYLINEQKTYFVH; from the coding sequence ATGAAGATAGGGGAAGTCATTGAAAAGGTTCCATGTATTGATGAATTTGTGAAAAATAAAGAAGTAGATGTACTTTTTACAAGTAATCCTTCATTGCGTAGTATTGTTGTCGTTCGGGATGAAAAACCAATTGGACATATTACACGCACACATTTCTATCAAAAAATAGGTACTCAATATGGCTATCATTTATTTATGGGACGGCAAAATCAACTTATCATTAAAGAAAATCCTTTAATAGTAGATCGCTATACTCCAATCACTGAGGTTAGTACACTAGCGATGTCTAGACCTCCTGAAGACTTATATGATGATATCATTGTGACGAAAAATGACTTATATGACGGAATGGTTAGCATTCGTGAGTTACTGTTAAAGCTTGTTGATACACAAGTAGCTATCGCCAGTTTTTTAAATCCGTTAAGTAGTCTTCCAGGAAATACATTAATCGATGAAAAGCTAGAGGAAGCATTACAGCTAGCACACTATAGTTTGATCTATTTTGATTTAGATCATTTTAAATCCTACAATGACACATATGGCTTTAATAAAGGAGATAAAATTTTACGTTATTTAACAGATATACTAAAAAGATATATCTGTGGGGCGGAAGATTTTTTAGGACATATTGGTGGCGACGATTTTGTTGCCATCCTTCCGCATTATGAAATAGAAAAGATTTGTCAGAAGATCATAGATGACTTTGATGCCAATATTTTAAGCTTTTATGAGCTAGAGGATTTAGTGTATGTGCAGGTAGCTAATAGAGCGGGTGAGCTAGGTACTCTAACATGTACATCCTTATCCATTGCCGTTATTACGAATGAATATCAGTATTTTAACTCCGTCGAACAATTATCCAATGCGGTCACACACGTGAAAAAGCAGTGTAAAAAAATTGCAGGCAGCTGTTACCTTATCAACGAACAAAAAACCTACTTCGTTCATTAA
- a CDS encoding amidase produces the protein MTTDLHLKSVEELAPLLASKTLSPVELTKAILDFAEESQPKINSYMAFYREEALAKAKEVEQEILQGHYKGMYHGIPMALKDNLYFKDKITTMSSKIHKDFVSDYDATVVEKLRDAGVIFTGKLSMHEYAWGITNNNPHYGPVRNPWDLDKIPGGSSGGSGAAVAAGASVASLGTDTAGSIRIPSSACGIVGLKPTHGRVSKYGCYPLAWSLDHIGPMTKTVKDAAGLLEVISGFDHRDPTCIDVPTDNYVQQLSGNIKDLVIGINEEYFFKNVDADIEKAVRASIQNLVDQGAKVEVVRIPSLQYAEWAELVTSLSEAAAIHHSDLQERPQDFGDDIRLLFELGELPSAVDYLQAQQVRRQIKQEFTEIFNKVDVLITPTLPVVANTIGDDFAELNGQKVDLIENIIRFTGPSNLTGLPALSVPCGFKGNLPIGLQIIGPAFKEGRILNVGYAVEQTNPLRNRKPNIFANI, from the coding sequence TTGACAACTGATTTACATTTAAAATCCGTTGAAGAGTTGGCACCCTTACTTGCATCGAAGACACTATCTCCCGTGGAATTAACGAAGGCGATTTTAGATTTTGCTGAGGAAAGTCAGCCTAAAATTAATTCCTATATGGCCTTTTACAGGGAAGAAGCTTTAGCAAAGGCAAAAGAAGTGGAACAGGAAATTCTCCAAGGCCACTATAAAGGCATGTATCACGGGATTCCGATGGCCTTAAAAGATAACTTGTATTTCAAAGATAAGATAACAACGATGTCCTCAAAAATTCATAAGGACTTCGTTTCTGATTATGATGCGACAGTGGTTGAAAAACTTCGTGACGCTGGTGTAATTTTCACTGGAAAACTAAGCATGCATGAATATGCTTGGGGAATTACCAATAACAATCCTCATTACGGACCTGTTCGCAACCCATGGGATTTAGATAAAATCCCTGGCGGTTCTAGCGGCGGCTCTGGGGCGGCTGTTGCAGCAGGGGCCAGTGTTGCTTCATTAGGAACGGATACAGCTGGTTCCATTCGAATTCCATCCTCTGCTTGTGGCATTGTTGGTTTAAAACCTACACACGGTCGTGTAAGTAAATATGGCTGTTACCCACTCGCTTGGAGTTTAGACCATATTGGCCCAATGACAAAGACAGTAAAGGATGCAGCAGGCTTGCTTGAAGTCATTTCTGGCTTTGATCATCGAGACCCTACTTGCATTGACGTTCCAACAGACAACTACGTGCAGCAGCTTTCTGGCAATATCAAGGATTTAGTGATTGGTATCAATGAAGAATACTTCTTTAAAAATGTGGATGCTGATATAGAAAAAGCTGTTCGAGCAAGTATTCAAAACTTAGTAGATCAAGGTGCGAAAGTGGAAGTAGTGCGAATTCCTTCATTACAATATGCAGAATGGGCAGAGCTTGTGACGTCCCTTTCGGAGGCGGCAGCTATACACCATTCCGATTTACAAGAGAGACCACAAGATTTTGGTGACGATATACGCCTACTCTTTGAGCTCGGTGAATTGCCTTCTGCTGTCGATTACTTACAGGCACAACAGGTACGTCGTCAAATCAAACAGGAGTTTACAGAGATTTTTAATAAGGTAGATGTGCTTATTACCCCTACTCTACCTGTTGTGGCTAATACAATTGGTGATGATTTCGCAGAGTTAAATGGTCAAAAAGTGGATTTAATTGAGAATATTATTCGCTTTACAGGCCCTAGCAACTTAACTGGCTTACCTGCCCTTTCCGTTCCTTGTGGCTTTAAAGGGAATTTACCAATAGGGCTACAAATTATTGGCCCTGCCTTTAAAGAAGGACGCATTTTAAATGTAGGGTATGCCGTTGAGCAAACGAATCCACTGAGAAATAGAAAGCCTAATATTTTTGCTAACATTTAA
- a CDS encoding SLOG family protein, whose product MITGYKPHELGIFNDKHPGIAIIKKALEARLRTLLDEGLEWVIISGQQGVESWSAEVVLMLKKEFPHLKYAVITPFLEQEKNWQDHKREKYQTLIAQADFVTSVTKKPYEAPWQFVEKDKFIIQNTDGLLLIYDEENEGSPKYIKRLAEKYMESHDYTLLIVNAYDLQVIAEDIQQQDW is encoded by the coding sequence ATGATTACTGGCTATAAGCCACATGAACTTGGTATTTTTAATGATAAACATCCTGGCATTGCCATCATAAAAAAAGCACTGGAAGCCCGTCTACGCACACTACTTGATGAAGGACTGGAATGGGTTATTATCAGTGGTCAGCAGGGTGTAGAATCTTGGAGTGCTGAAGTTGTTTTAATGCTTAAAAAAGAATTTCCACATTTAAAATATGCCGTTATTACACCATTTTTAGAGCAAGAAAAAAATTGGCAGGACCATAAAAGGGAAAAGTATCAAACATTAATTGCCCAAGCCGATTTTGTTACAAGCGTGACCAAAAAACCATACGAAGCACCCTGGCAATTTGTTGAGAAGGATAAATTTATTATTCAAAATACAGATGGGCTTTTATTAATTTACGATGAAGAAAATGAAGGTTCTCCGAAATATATTAAGCGACTTGCTGAAAAATATATGGAATCTCATGACTACACTCTTTTAATCGTAAATGCCTATGATTTACAAGTAATAGCAGAGGACATACAGCAACAAGATTGGTAG
- a CDS encoding PucR family transcriptional regulator has product MNVENFLQLPITKNFTVVAGHNGLHKAVQNVEILDFEFSPDIHHVRDTIFTPNSVVLSSLLFAKQKPEYLLNAVKNLVELGASALAYKPVIFRDLPEEVLTYAEEQDFPILRFGGDEFFEKIILETMAYAKTQDYSFFLETILRRLMEEDITQEQIKSILQQLNRPFEKYVFVATLRASDTSHHNWMQAIFSLEPLLKSGLICSYKQSLFIIMTHPSQLFQFDKVLHEWLALYAIPTEKITFGYSSSYDTQTGFPIALREAFFASILAEIDMLPSLHYKHLASDRLLIELYRKDPIFAMDYVTSFLAPLLDDKADPDLMETAITYIVKKGNIKEVAVAQFCHPNTIRYRMAKIRHLVAPTDNDYVFYEHLAAAVKLYLLHSKIGFE; this is encoded by the coding sequence ATGAATGTAGAAAATTTTTTACAATTACCCATTACAAAGAATTTCACTGTTGTCGCTGGCCACAACGGTTTGCATAAAGCTGTTCAAAATGTAGAGATTTTAGACTTTGAATTTTCACCAGACATACACCATGTGCGAGATACAATTTTCACGCCCAACAGCGTTGTATTAAGTAGTTTATTATTTGCCAAACAAAAGCCTGAGTATTTATTAAATGCAGTAAAAAATCTAGTGGAGCTCGGGGCGAGTGCCTTAGCTTATAAGCCTGTTATTTTCAGAGATTTACCTGAAGAGGTTTTGACTTATGCAGAGGAACAAGATTTTCCTATTTTAAGATTTGGTGGAGATGAGTTTTTTGAGAAGATTATTTTAGAAACAATGGCCTACGCTAAAACACAGGATTATTCATTCTTTTTAGAAACGATCTTACGGAGATTAATGGAGGAAGATATTACACAAGAGCAAATCAAATCCATTTTACAGCAGCTCAATAGACCCTTTGAAAAATATGTATTTGTAGCAACTTTACGAGCAAGTGACACATCTCACCATAACTGGATGCAAGCTATTTTTTCGTTAGAGCCACTACTTAAATCAGGTCTGATTTGTTCTTATAAGCAGAGCCTTTTTATCATCATGACACATCCATCCCAGCTGTTTCAATTTGACAAGGTGTTACATGAATGGTTAGCATTATATGCCATCCCAACGGAAAAGATCACTTTTGGCTATAGTAGTAGCTACGATACTCAAACTGGCTTCCCTATTGCTTTACGCGAAGCCTTCTTTGCTAGTATATTAGCTGAGATTGACATGCTGCCTAGCCTTCATTATAAGCATCTGGCATCGGATCGTTTATTAATTGAGTTGTATCGTAAAGATCCAATATTTGCAATGGATTATGTTACTTCTTTTTTAGCTCCTTTACTTGATGATAAGGCTGATCCCGATTTAATGGAAACTGCCATAACCTATATCGTAAAAAAAGGAAATATTAAGGAAGTTGCCGTAGCACAATTTTGTCATCCAAATACAATTCGCTATCGTATGGCTAAAATACGTCATTTAGTAGCACCGACAGATAATGATTATGTTTTTTATGAACACTTAGCTGCAGCCGTTAAATTGTACTTATTACATAGCAAGATAGGTTTTGAGTAA
- a CDS encoding L-cystine transporter — translation MSNLQIILNVAVLLVFVGILYVMNKKHVKFSNRVFAGLGLGIVLGLGLHFIYGIDSEVLAKTTSWYNIIGTGYVKLLQMVAMPLVFISILIAFTKMKIGKNFGKMAALILAILIGTTAVSAAVGIFSATVFDLDATQILQGDAETARGQYLEEKTTGLAAPDLPTQIIELFPANPFLDLTGARSTSTIAVVIFSAFLGFAYLRVARKDEGTAATIKKGLDAIYALVMGVVTIVLRLTPYGILAIMARTVATSDFGAIYNLGKFVIASYVALFIVLLVHLLILTLSGLNPFTYLKKSAETLLFAFTSRSSAGTLPMNIKTQTGRLGVSEGIANFSGSFGLSIGQNGCAGVYPAMLAIMIAPTVGINPLDPIFIITVIAVVAVSSFGVAGVGGGATFAAILVLSALDLPIALAGVLISVEPLIDMGRTALNVSGSMTAGVTTARITKELDTEMYNDKELGAQVADL, via the coding sequence TTGTCGAATTTACAAATCATTCTTAACGTAGCAGTGTTACTTGTGTTCGTTGGAATTTTATATGTTATGAATAAAAAACACGTCAAGTTTTCAAATCGTGTTTTTGCAGGTTTAGGTTTAGGGATTGTACTTGGTCTTGGACTTCATTTTATCTATGGTATAGATTCTGAAGTGTTAGCCAAAACAACATCTTGGTACAACATTATAGGTACAGGATATGTAAAATTGCTACAAATGGTAGCAATGCCATTAGTCTTTATTTCTATTTTAATTGCCTTTACGAAGATGAAGATTGGCAAAAACTTTGGGAAAATGGCAGCTCTTATTTTAGCCATTTTAATTGGTACAACAGCGGTTTCAGCGGCTGTCGGTATTTTTTCTGCAACCGTATTTGATTTAGATGCAACACAAATTTTACAAGGTGATGCAGAAACGGCACGCGGTCAATATCTTGAAGAAAAAACAACGGGCTTAGCAGCTCCAGATCTACCAACACAAATTATCGAGCTATTCCCTGCAAATCCATTCCTTGATTTAACAGGTGCTCGTTCTACTTCAACAATTGCGGTTGTTATTTTCTCAGCATTCCTTGGTTTTGCTTATTTACGTGTGGCACGTAAGGATGAGGGGACAGCAGCTACAATTAAAAAAGGCTTAGATGCAATCTATGCCCTTGTAATGGGTGTCGTAACGATTGTCTTACGATTAACACCATACGGCATTTTGGCTATTATGGCTCGTACTGTTGCAACATCAGATTTCGGTGCGATTTACAATTTAGGTAAGTTTGTTATTGCTTCTTATGTGGCGTTATTTATTGTTTTACTAGTACACTTATTAATTCTGACATTAAGCGGATTAAATCCATTCACGTATTTGAAAAAATCTGCAGAGACATTATTATTCGCCTTTACATCTCGTTCTAGTGCGGGTACTTTACCGATGAATATTAAAACGCAAACAGGTCGTCTTGGGGTATCTGAGGGTATTGCAAACTTCTCAGGCTCATTCGGATTATCAATCGGTCAAAATGGCTGTGCTGGTGTATATCCTGCTATGTTAGCAATTATGATCGCACCAACAGTTGGCATTAATCCACTCGATCCGATCTTCATTATTACAGTTATCGCGGTAGTAGCGGTTAGCTCATTTGGTGTAGCAGGTGTTGGTGGTGGTGCAACATTTGCAGCTATTCTTGTGTTATCAGCACTTGATTTACCAATTGCACTTGCAGGTGTATTAATTTCTGTAGAGCCTTTAATTGATATGGGACGTACAGCATTAAATGTAAGTGGGTCAATGACAGCGGGTGTTACAACAGCACGTATTACAAAAGAATTGGATACAGAAATGTACAATGATAAAGAATTAGGTGCTCAAGTAGCAGATCTATAA
- a CDS encoding DUF418 domain-containing protein — MTTKRVTFIDTMRGFSLFGILMANLLIFQYGMYGKDELKNLSTLDNGALYFVKIVIEGSFMPIFTILFGFSLIKLIESIRRKKNKSRWSILRRATGLIALGLLHSTLLWEGDILFSYGCMTLFLIPFINRKPKTLFIWASILFVLTTALTYGSMEASKKEQKELDTYIEKADNVYANGSYSEIFDFRANAEVPGMEEPAFLFILLIITPLFYAPLFLFGMALAKKQAFMEMDKEMKWYKLGTLLVPIGLVCKSLSFIESAFSSILLMGGAQLLAVGYVCLAALIYKTRPVQLLAPAFESVGKLSLTNYLLQTIICTTVFYGYGLGLYGKLGVFGGILFGIVVYGLQCVFSLAYLKKFKRGPFETILRIWTNWSWTGQVK, encoded by the coding sequence ATGACAACTAAACGTGTTACTTTCATTGATACGATGCGTGGATTTAGTTTATTTGGCATCTTAATGGCGAATTTACTGATTTTCCAGTACGGGATGTATGGCAAAGATGAATTAAAAAATCTTTCTACCTTAGATAATGGAGCTTTATATTTTGTGAAAATTGTGATTGAAGGCTCGTTTATGCCTATCTTCACTATATTATTCGGCTTCTCACTTATTAAATTAATTGAATCCATTCGCAGAAAAAAGAATAAAAGTCGCTGGTCTATTTTACGCCGTGCTACTGGCTTGATTGCTCTCGGCTTACTTCATTCCACTTTATTATGGGAAGGCGATATTCTATTTTCTTATGGCTGTATGACTTTATTTTTGATTCCCTTTATTAATCGGAAGCCGAAAACGCTATTTATATGGGCCAGTATCCTTTTCGTCCTAACAACGGCATTAACATACGGCTCTATGGAAGCTTCAAAAAAGGAACAAAAAGAGCTAGATACCTATATTGAAAAAGCAGATAACGTTTACGCTAACGGAAGCTACTCAGAAATTTTTGATTTTCGAGCTAATGCTGAAGTACCGGGAATGGAAGAGCCAGCCTTCCTCTTCATTTTATTAATTATTACACCGTTGTTCTACGCGCCTCTATTCCTTTTCGGTATGGCACTTGCTAAAAAGCAAGCCTTCATGGAGATGGATAAGGAAATGAAATGGTATAAGCTAGGTACTCTCCTCGTTCCTATTGGGCTCGTATGTAAAAGTCTAAGTTTTATAGAAAGTGCCTTTTCTTCCATCTTATTAATGGGTGGCGCTCAGTTACTAGCGGTTGGCTATGTTTGCCTTGCAGCACTCATTTATAAAACACGTCCTGTACAACTACTTGCACCAGCATTTGAGAGCGTTGGAAAACTGTCATTAACCAATTATTTACTACAAACCATTATTTGTACAACTGTTTTTTATGGCTATGGTCTCGGATTATACGGTAAACTGGGCGTCTTTGGTGGTATCCTATTCGGAATCGTTGTATATGGCTTGCAATGTGTTTTCAGCCTTGCCTATTTAAAGAAATTTAAACGTGGCCCATTTGAGACAATCTTACGGATATGGACGAATTGGTCTTGGACTGGGCAGGTAAAATAA
- a CDS encoding sensor histidine kinase: protein MKSAGKLTLRFVSYFIIFYLLIISGFIISLVFFAIFINERVGDNIHVMSSFEIEDDAVVEKGKTVKIADYLVKRAEENVGQLYLFDSSMTIVDYTGDTCGLCGKSDNELLALKQPGMHTWELPNYYLLFLPTTPVQPLFEEALENWTATGNISAVTRQRLKENKASVEIYDEQWNRIEVIGERYEKLNKPQLLEEKYDIFEHAELKQSTALANDMTFVVRMPNPSYKPFEEPFNKAMVLFVSIFFGGHIILLLGVIFLSISISRQFVRPLVYVISRIERLTQFDYSEISDKKIHHQKTGKLKRKFKLFQPVEESLNHLSERLDSNERQIKHAEHLREEWITGLSHDLKTPLSSIYGYSTMLASEEYEWTKDEMRIFAQTMQEKATYMDALIQDLTYTYQLKNKAIQLDKVLLPLAIWLPQFADEQVCVKVYGDVLLQADELLLKRIMDNLITNAKKYTPEGTKVVVEAQHTGKEVMLTIADQGPGIPQEELDNLFERYYRGTNTTDDTTGTGLGLAITKQLIDLHNGTISVRSGQDGTIFVLKFQCH, encoded by the coding sequence ATGAAGTCTGCTGGAAAATTAACACTCCGTTTTGTGTCGTATTTCATCATATTCTATCTATTGATCATTTCAGGTTTTATTATAAGTCTGGTGTTTTTCGCTATCTTTATCAATGAACGTGTTGGTGACAATATTCATGTAATGAGCTCCTTTGAAATTGAAGATGATGCAGTTGTAGAGAAAGGGAAGACGGTTAAAATTGCTGATTATTTAGTGAAGAGAGCTGAGGAAAATGTAGGACAGCTCTATTTATTTGATTCATCCATGACAATTGTTGATTATACGGGAGATACATGTGGATTATGTGGAAAGTCAGATAATGAACTATTGGCATTGAAACAACCGGGTATGCATACGTGGGAACTGCCAAATTACTATTTATTATTTCTTCCGACTACTCCTGTCCAACCACTTTTTGAGGAGGCACTTGAAAACTGGACAGCAACAGGGAATATTTCTGCTGTAACACGGCAACGTCTAAAAGAAAATAAAGCCAGTGTTGAAATCTATGACGAGCAATGGAATCGGATTGAAGTCATTGGCGAACGCTATGAGAAGCTAAATAAGCCACAATTACTAGAGGAAAAATACGATATTTTCGAGCATGCGGAGCTGAAGCAAAGCACAGCCTTAGCCAACGATATGACATTTGTTGTGCGAATGCCTAACCCATCTTATAAGCCTTTTGAAGAGCCTTTTAATAAGGCGATGGTATTGTTCGTTTCTATCTTCTTTGGAGGGCATATTATATTGCTGTTGGGCGTTATCTTTTTATCCATCAGTATTTCACGACAATTTGTACGACCATTAGTCTATGTTATATCACGCATTGAACGACTAACTCAATTTGATTACAGTGAAATTAGTGATAAAAAAATCCATCATCAAAAAACAGGGAAGTTAAAACGGAAATTTAAACTGTTTCAACCTGTAGAGGAGTCACTCAATCATCTATCTGAACGACTTGATTCAAATGAAAGACAAATCAAGCATGCAGAGCATTTACGTGAGGAGTGGATAACAGGCTTATCGCACGATCTAAAGACCCCGTTAAGCTCCATTTATGGCTATTCCACTATGCTTGCATCTGAGGAATATGAGTGGACAAAGGATGAGATGCGTATTTTTGCACAAACCATGCAAGAAAAGGCGACATACATGGATGCACTCATTCAGGATTTAACCTATACGTACCAATTAAAAAATAAAGCGATACAGCTGGATAAAGTGTTATTACCGCTAGCCATATGGTTACCACAATTTGCAGATGAACAGGTATGTGTAAAGGTATATGGTGATGTGTTGCTGCAAGCAGATGAGCTTTTACTTAAGCGGATTATGGATAATTTAATAACTAATGCGAAAAAGTATACGCCTGAAGGCACGAAGGTCGTTGTGGAGGCACAACATACTGGTAAAGAAGTAATGCTAACCATTGCTGACCAAGGCCCTGGTATTCCGCAGGAGGAGCTCGATAATCTATTCGAACGCTATTATCGAGGAACGAATACGACAGATGATACAACAGGAACAGGGCTAGGACTAGCCATTACGAAACAGCTCATTGATTTACACAATGGCACAATTAGTGTTCGTTCAGGCCAAGATGGAACCATCTTCGTTCTAAAATTCCAATGTCACTAG
- a CDS encoding response regulator transcription factor, producing MQDASILVLEDERAIAEMIEIILRKEGITNITLCNTIEEAKDEMNTKTFDFYLLDIMLPDGSGLDIANRIREKSDAPIFYLTAKSSDADKLRGFMNGADDYITKPFNPLELVARVKVQLVRYMKKKSVPENHVFTCSRFTFDIDAAEIEVDGVKEIISGRLFHLLKYLCDNVGQVLSKEQIYERVWGDCLFDDNTVMVHIRKLREKIEKNPGKPTCIITVRGIGYKLVGDISS from the coding sequence ATGCAGGACGCATCAATTTTAGTGTTAGAGGATGAACGTGCCATTGCTGAAATGATTGAAATCATTTTAAGAAAAGAAGGAATTACCAATATTACATTATGTAACACAATTGAAGAAGCAAAAGATGAAATGAATACTAAAACATTTGACTTTTATCTATTAGATATCATGCTGCCAGATGGAAGTGGGCTGGATATCGCGAATAGGATTCGGGAAAAAAGTGATGCCCCTATTTTTTATTTAACTGCAAAAAGCAGTGATGCAGATAAACTTCGCGGTTTTATGAATGGCGCAGATGATTATATTACAAAACCATTTAACCCATTAGAGCTTGTAGCACGAGTAAAGGTACAGTTAGTCCGTTACATGAAGAAAAAGAGTGTACCAGAAAATCATGTATTTACTTGCAGCCGTTTTACATTTGACATTGACGCAGCAGAAATCGAGGTAGACGGGGTGAAGGAAATAATCAGTGGTCGCTTGTTTCATTTATTAAAATATTTATGTGACAATGTAGGGCAAGTGTTATCAAAAGAGCAAATATACGAGCGCGTATGGGGTGATTGCTTATTTGATGATAATACAGTGATGGTACATATAAGAAAGCTGCGAGAAAAAATAGAAAAAAATCCTGGAAAGCCGACCTGCATTATCACTGTCAGAGGTATTGGCTATAAGCTTGTTGGAGACATCTCTTCATGA
- a CDS encoding TetR/AcrR family transcriptional regulator, whose translation MNKRKRQIITAARELFIEKGFLDTSINDIINAAKISKGTFYNHFTSKNECLIAILDEGREEASNRRHELIYGKDPTDLEVLTQQVAVLMYVNREHNLIQIFESVFQSRDKELKKIIINYHLQELEWLASRLVQVFGEEISPISYECAVQTLGMINLTLRAVFIADYKYINREAIVRVALRNISVIIPTMLESKEIIVSVEMINTIQNVVNYKTVTKEMVIEQLQGFTRGLSNNETMEGLEYAQFLLEELQREKPKLFIIESLLTPFRKAFVGTEHIAEARDIANNLWRYVKIEQPAERCTKNK comes from the coding sequence ATGAACAAAAGAAAAAGACAGATTATTACAGCAGCACGTGAACTTTTTATTGAAAAGGGTTTTCTAGATACATCGATTAATGACATCATCAATGCAGCTAAAATCTCAAAAGGTACATTTTATAATCACTTTACTTCGAAAAACGAATGCTTAATCGCCATTTTGGATGAAGGGCGTGAAGAAGCTAGTAATCGTCGTCATGAGCTTATCTATGGTAAAGACCCTACAGATTTAGAAGTATTGACACAGCAAGTCGCTGTTCTCATGTATGTCAATCGTGAACATAATTTAATACAGATTTTCGAATCCGTCTTCCAATCAAGAGATAAAGAACTAAAGAAAATCATTATTAACTACCATTTACAAGAATTAGAATGGCTAGCCAGCCGACTAGTACAAGTTTTTGGCGAAGAGATTAGCCCAATTAGCTATGAATGTGCTGTCCAAACACTTGGGATGATTAACCTCACTCTACGTGCTGTCTTTATTGCCGATTATAAATATATCAATCGAGAAGCTATTGTACGTGTAGCATTGCGTAATATTAGCGTAATTATACCCACGATGCTTGAGTCGAAAGAAATCATCGTGAGTGTTGAAATGATCAATACCATTCAAAATGTGGTGAACTATAAAACCGTTACAAAAGAAATGGTTATCGAACAATTACAAGGCTTTACAAGGGGTTTGTCGAACAACGAAACAATGGAAGGTTTGGAATATGCTCAATTCTTATTAGAAGAGCTACAGCGCGAAAAACCAAAGCTTTTTATCATCGAATCACTTCTTACTCCTTTCCGTAAGGCATTCGTTGGCACAGAACATATCGCAGAAGCGCGCGATATCGCTAATAACTTATGGCGCTATGTTAAAATTGAACAGCCAGCCGAGCGTTGTACGAAAAATAAATAA
- a CDS encoding EAL domain-containing protein, with protein sequence MESAVGQNIKTSNIFSFVKYLYGQHQSNTLYMKRLKALKQIIQHNDLHTYFQPIVDLQSKQTMGFEALNRPVSSALFNSVDQFYEFVGQTDCVFLFECFCRNLSLQRFKERMPNDLANKSFLVFLNIHPNVLVDKNYHCGETLQLLKELGIKPQQVVFELTERSVVIDFVEFERVLSHYRSQGYRIAVDDVGSGYNSLKTLIYLKPEFIKLDRSLIQFIDQNSEQQQLVTLLMKYAEQANTKMIAEGIERQEELAYLHHIGIHYAQGYAIGKPAKEIQLGKIRVGDNEDRGSH encoded by the coding sequence ATGGAGTCTGCTGTGGGGCAAAATATAAAAACTAGTAATATATTTTCTTTTGTTAAATATTTATATGGGCAACATCAAAGCAATACGTTATATATGAAACGTTTAAAAGCATTGAAACAAATTATTCAGCATAACGATTTACATACATATTTTCAACCTATTGTAGATTTACAGTCAAAACAAACGATGGGATTTGAAGCATTAAACCGTCCAGTTTCCTCAGCATTATTTAATAGTGTCGACCAGTTTTATGAGTTTGTTGGACAAACAGATTGTGTATTTTTATTTGAATGTTTTTGTCGAAATCTTTCCTTACAACGATTTAAGGAACGTATGCCTAACGATTTGGCGAATAAAAGCTTCTTAGTCTTTCTTAATATACATCCAAATGTATTAGTAGATAAAAATTATCATTGTGGAGAAACACTGCAATTGCTAAAGGAACTTGGCATTAAACCGCAGCAAGTCGTGTTTGAATTAACTGAGCGTAGTGTCGTGATAGATTTTGTAGAGTTTGAGCGTGTATTATCACATTATCGATCACAGGGCTATCGCATAGCAGTGGACGATGTAGGCTCAGGCTATAATAGTTTAAAAACGCTCATTTATTTAAAGCCAGAATTCATTAAATTAGACCGTTCCTTAATTCAATTTATCGATCAAAACAGCGAACAGCAACAACTCGTTACCTTATTAATGAAGTATGCCGAGCAAGCTAACACTAAAATGATTGCTGAAGGGATTGAGCGACAAGAAGAGCTGGCGTATCTGCATCATATTGGCATTCACTATGCACAAGGTTATGCAATAGGAAAGCCCGCAAAGGAAATACAATTGGGGAAAATAAGGGTGGGTGACAATGAAGATAGGGGAAGTCATTGA